A section of the Pseudomonas lini genome encodes:
- a CDS encoding PQQ-dependent catabolism-associated CXXCW motif protein: MPRARRVLLCPSLAALSLSLLLGAAQAETALFSAEGYRTGLYRSPTPTQLQGASIIDTPALQNLLKHTPQPLLIDVYRRQWLQGRFIEDEPHENLPGSHWLANTGDGDLTPPWQDYFARHLQQLTAGDLTRPLVFYCRSDCWLSWNAVKRAASMGYKTLYWYRDGLDAWQAANLPVMPARPEPFP, from the coding sequence ATGCCGCGTGCACGACGTGTTCTGCTGTGCCCTTCTCTCGCCGCGCTGTCGCTGAGCCTGTTGCTGGGCGCCGCGCAGGCTGAAACTGCGCTGTTCTCCGCCGAAGGTTATCGCACCGGTTTATACCGCAGCCCGACCCCGACTCAGCTCCAGGGTGCGAGTATCATCGATACGCCAGCCCTGCAAAATCTGCTCAAGCACACGCCGCAGCCGCTGCTGATCGATGTCTACCGCCGGCAATGGCTGCAAGGTCGTTTCATCGAAGACGAGCCCCACGAAAACCTGCCCGGCAGCCATTGGCTGGCCAATACCGGTGACGGCGACCTGACGCCCCCGTGGCAGGATTATTTCGCGCGTCACCTGCAGCAATTGACGGCAGGCGACCTGACGCGACCGTTGGTCTTTTACTGCCGCTCCGATTGTTGGTTGAGCTGGAACGCGGTAAAACGCGCCGCTTCCATGGGCTATAAAACACTGTATTGGTACCGCGACGGACTGGATGCGTGGCAAGCGGCGAATCTGCCCGTGATGCCGGCCCGGCCCGAGCCCTTTCCCTGA
- a CDS encoding response regulator transcription factor, giving the protein MYKILIADDHPLFREAIHNVISDGFPGSEVMETADLDSALALTQEHDDLDLILLDLNMPGMHGLNGLINLRNEAPTIPVVIVSAEQDKQIVLQAITYGAVGFITKSSPRVQMTEAIQQILNGNVYLPPDIIRTQKSGTHRRMNDTPSFPPELLQALTRKQLLVLERMTKGESNKQIAYTLEIAETTVKAHVSAILRKLNVHNRVQAILSAGDIDFGSYLRR; this is encoded by the coding sequence ATGTACAAAATTCTGATTGCCGACGATCACCCGCTGTTTCGCGAAGCCATTCATAACGTCATCAGCGACGGTTTCCCCGGCAGTGAGGTCATGGAAACCGCCGACCTCGACAGTGCCCTGGCCCTGACTCAGGAACACGACGACCTGGACCTGATCCTGCTCGACCTGAACATGCCCGGCATGCACGGCCTCAATGGCCTGATCAACCTGCGCAACGAGGCGCCGACCATTCCGGTGGTGATCGTCTCGGCCGAGCAGGACAAACAAATCGTGTTGCAAGCCATCACCTATGGCGCGGTGGGGTTCATCACCAAGTCGTCGCCGCGGGTGCAGATGACCGAAGCGATCCAGCAGATTCTCAACGGCAATGTGTACCTGCCGCCGGACATCATCCGCACGCAGAAAAGCGGCACTCATCGCCGGATGAATGACACCCCGAGCTTCCCGCCGGAACTGCTACAGGCACTGACCCGCAAGCAGTTGCTGGTACTTGAGCGCATGACCAAGGGCGAATCGAACAAACAGATCGCCTACACCCTGGAAATCGCCGAAACCACGGTCAAGGCTCATGTCTCGGCGATATTGCGCAAACTTAATGTGCACAATCGGGTGCAGGCGATTTTGAGTGCCGGGGATATTGATTTCGGGTCGTATTTGCGGCGTTGA